In Amaranthus tricolor cultivar Red isolate AtriRed21 chromosome 3, ASM2621246v1, whole genome shotgun sequence, a single window of DNA contains:
- the LOC130809267 gene encoding uncharacterized protein LOC130809267 yields the protein MNSKQLDSIPPTNPVNLTNDLTLSPRINLLLSIYRSDTSVSPLDEWKLKNSLIDFLKSSFSYPINLPEEDLLIRRFKDLKKRKREDPIALCSIFIRDLGFVVSSAKKLKGSDDSEDELLEKKFLDWRNVLVEKMDGLEVNLEGVKFRVCASLPVSDDFQLMKKNWEEFYAFGSGNYSRGTKKEPDTIILRGLPSRWFAETRVSSKPSMLVTHTIFSTFGKIRNLNVAKDDDLGKDTNADDEDLISGLQCKVVVQFEQYKEFYNAMKVLCGRSLQKDGSRMKADYEVTWDKDGFFQSSWRHTQDNRNDGPRHRSYSSRYSPEDVRSKRYKE from the exons ATGAACTCCAAACAACTAGATTCAATCCCACCAACAAACCCGGTAAATCTGACCAATGACCTAACTCTCTCCCCTCGAATCAATCTCCTTCTGTCCATTTACCGTTCAGATACCTCTGTATCTCCATTAGATGAATGGAAATTAAAGAATTCCCTCATCGATTTCCTAAAATCTTCCTTCTCTTACCCCATCAATCTTCCCGAAGAAGACCTTCTTATTCGTCGCTTTAAGGACCTCAAAAAGCGTAAACGTGAAGACCCAATTGCTCTCTGCTCGATTTTCATCCGTGATTTAGGGTTTGTAGTCTCAAGTGCTAAGAAACTCAAAGGTTCGGATGATAGTGAGGATGAATTGTTGGAGAAGAAGTTTCTGGATTGGAGGAATGTTCTGGTCGAGAAGATGGATGGGTTGGAAGTTAATTTAGAAGGGGTTAAGTTTAGGGTTTGTGCTAGTTTGCCAGTATCTGATGATTTTCAGTTGatgaaaaagaattgggagGAATTCTATGCTTTTGGTTCAG GAAATTATTCAAGGGGTACAAAGAAAGAACCCGATACAATTATATTGAGAGGTTTGCCATCAAGATGGTTTGCCGAGACTCGTGTCTCATCGAAACCGTCAATGCTTGTTACTCATACCATTTTTTCGACCTTTGGGAAAATAAG GAATCTTAATGTTGCCAAGGACGATGATCTAGGTAAGGATACAAATGCAGATGATGAAGATCTCATTTCAGGTTTACAATGCAAAGTCGTTGTTCAATTTGAGCAGTACAAGGAGTTTTATAATGCCATGAAGGTTCTATGCGGTCGTTCATTGCAAAAG GATGGATCACGCATGAAAGCTGATTATGAGGTAACTTGGGATAAGGACGGATTTTTTCAAAGTTCATGGCGTCACACACAAGATAACAGAAATGATGGCCCTAGACATCGATCTTACAGTTCTCGTTATAGTCCTGAGGATGTACGTTCAAAAAGATACAAG GAATAA